A portion of the Stella humosa genome contains these proteins:
- a CDS encoding sigma-70 family RNA polymerase sigma factor, which produces MELAVREWRVTAPIDRTDRQGGNLAAALGRCAAGDQSALRGIYDAEAPRMLGVALRLVRRRAVAEEVVHDTFLQVWQRAASFDPARGEARAWLYAILRNRALSVLRGEGRVDLVEDFEPMGLVSDDEGPENAVMRLSEGGRLRRCLDGLEAGRRHVVVLAYVQGLSHGELAGRLGVPLGTVKSWIRRSLAALKECMA; this is translated from the coding sequence ATGGAACTGGCTGTCAGGGAGTGGCGGGTGACCGCGCCGATCGACCGGACCGACCGGCAGGGGGGCAACCTCGCGGCCGCCCTTGGGCGGTGTGCGGCGGGCGACCAGTCGGCCTTGCGGGGAATCTACGATGCCGAGGCGCCGCGCATGCTGGGCGTGGCGCTGCGGCTCGTGCGCCGCCGGGCCGTTGCCGAGGAGGTGGTGCACGACACCTTCCTGCAGGTCTGGCAGCGCGCCGCCAGCTTCGATCCCGCCCGCGGCGAGGCGCGCGCTTGGCTCTATGCGATCCTGCGCAACCGCGCGCTGTCCGTGCTGCGCGGCGAGGGCCGCGTCGACCTGGTCGAGGATTTCGAACCGATGGGCCTCGTCAGCGACGACGAGGGGCCGGAGAATGCCGTGATGCGCCTGTCGGAGGGCGGGCGGCTGCGCCGCTGCCTCGACGGGCTGGAGGCCGGGCGCCGCCATGTCGTGGTGCTGGCCTATGTCCAGGGCCTGAGCCATGGCGAACTGGCCGGCCGGCTGGGCGTGCCGCTCGGCACCGTGAAATCGTGGATCCGCCGCTCGCTGGCCGCGCTCAAGGAGTGCATGGCGTGA
- a CDS encoding L-piperidine-6-carboxylate dehydrogenase, giving the protein MTDTAAEARSVLQRLGVAPAAYKDGALEVRSPIDGAVIGRVAMQGPAEVSDALARAEAAFQSWRSVPAPQRGELVRRLGEELRRHKADLGRLVSLEAGKIVQEGLGEVQEMIDICDFAVGLSRQLYGLTIATERPGHRMMETWHPMGPVAVITAFNFPVAVWSWNTMLALVCGDTVVWKPSEKTPLTALACQAIFDRTAADMGLTPGLASLVIGGSDAGMALVDDPRAAIVSATGSTRMGRAVAPRVAARFGRSILELGGNNGMIIAPSADLTLAERGITFSAVGTCGQRCTTLRRIIVHADVYDRLVPRLAQIYGRLPIGNPLDDGTLIGPLIDRAAFDGMQAALAQAKAEGGTVHGGGRALADRFPDAFYVAPALVEMPAQSAIVRHETFAPIVYVLRYSDLDEAIAMHNAVPQGLASAIFTNDLREAERFMSAAGSDCGIVNVNIGPSGAEIGGAFGGEKETGGGRESGSDAWKGYMRRATNTINYSTALPLAQGIRFDID; this is encoded by the coding sequence ATGACCGATACCGCCGCCGAGGCCCGCTCCGTCCTCCAGCGCCTGGGCGTGGCGCCCGCCGCCTACAAGGACGGGGCGTTGGAAGTCCGCTCGCCGATCGACGGCGCCGTCATCGGCCGCGTGGCGATGCAGGGCCCGGCCGAGGTGAGCGACGCGCTGGCCCGCGCCGAGGCCGCCTTCCAGTCCTGGCGCAGCGTGCCGGCACCCCAGCGCGGCGAACTGGTGCGCCGCCTGGGCGAGGAACTGCGCCGGCACAAGGCCGACCTTGGCAGGCTGGTCAGCCTGGAGGCAGGCAAGATCGTCCAGGAGGGGCTGGGCGAGGTGCAGGAGATGATCGACATCTGCGACTTCGCCGTCGGCCTGTCGCGCCAGCTCTACGGCCTGACGATCGCGACCGAGCGGCCCGGCCATCGCATGATGGAGACGTGGCACCCGATGGGGCCGGTCGCCGTCATCACCGCTTTCAACTTCCCGGTCGCGGTGTGGTCGTGGAACACCATGCTGGCGCTGGTGTGCGGCGACACGGTGGTGTGGAAACCGTCTGAGAAGACGCCGCTGACCGCACTCGCCTGCCAGGCGATCTTCGACCGCACGGCGGCCGACATGGGCCTGACGCCCGGCCTTGCCAGCCTGGTGATCGGCGGCAGCGATGCCGGCATGGCCCTGGTCGACGACCCCCGCGCGGCCATCGTCAGCGCCACCGGCTCGACCCGCATGGGGCGCGCGGTGGCGCCGCGCGTGGCCGCCCGCTTCGGCCGCTCGATCCTGGAACTGGGCGGCAACAACGGCATGATCATCGCGCCGTCGGCCGACCTGACGCTGGCCGAGCGCGGCATCACCTTTTCGGCCGTCGGCACCTGCGGCCAGCGCTGCACGACGCTGCGCCGCATCATCGTCCATGCCGACGTCTATGACCGGCTGGTGCCGCGCCTGGCGCAGATCTATGGCCGGCTGCCGATCGGCAATCCGCTGGACGACGGCACCCTGATCGGCCCGCTCATCGACCGCGCCGCCTTCGACGGCATGCAGGCGGCCCTGGCCCAGGCGAAGGCCGAGGGCGGCACCGTCCATGGCGGCGGCCGGGCGCTGGCCGATCGCTTCCCCGATGCCTTCTATGTCGCCCCGGCCCTGGTCGAAATGCCCGCGCAGAGCGCCATCGTCCGGCACGAGACTTTCGCGCCGATCGTCTACGTCCTGCGCTATTCCGACCTGGACGAGGCGATCGCCATGCACAATGCCGTGCCCCAGGGCCTGGCCTCGGCGATCTTCACCAACGACCTGCGCGAGGCCGAGCGGTTCATGTCGGCGGCCGGCAGCGACTGCGGCATCGTCAATGTCAACATCGGGCCGAGCGGGGCCGAGATCGGCGGCGCCTTCGGCGGAGAGAAGGAGACGGGCGGCGGCCGCGAATCCGGCAGCGACGCGTGGAAGGGCTACATGCGGCGGGCCACCAACACGATCAACTACTCGACCGCCCTGCCGCTGGCCCAAGGCATCCGCTTCGACATCGACTGA
- a CDS encoding DUF4394 domain-containing protein gives MALRTLTLSLLASAALVGGAQAQNVAALVGDKTIAIVDTAAKKVSRTMTVSGISGRLAGIDVRPADGMLYGVTDDGTVVTIDQKSGKATMKSKLEMMIPPGVHATIDFNPAADRLRLIGSDGMSLRANVDDGKVTQDGTLKYADADMHKGKMPMVTAGAYSNSVKGTKETVLYDIDGKTGALLRQAPPNDGILNTIGMLGVKADKASFDIMSDGQGGNSAWLMAGKTLYSVDLATGKATKAADVKGVKGTVRDIAILPKAAM, from the coding sequence ATGGCGCTTCGCACCCTCACCCTCTCGCTGCTCGCATCGGCCGCCCTGGTCGGCGGCGCCCAGGCCCAGAACGTCGCCGCCCTGGTCGGCGACAAGACGATCGCCATCGTCGACACGGCGGCCAAGAAGGTCAGCCGCACGATGACCGTGTCGGGGATCTCCGGCCGGCTGGCCGGGATCGACGTGCGCCCGGCCGACGGCATGCTGTACGGCGTGACGGACGACGGCACGGTCGTCACGATCGACCAGAAGTCGGGCAAGGCGACGATGAAGTCGAAGCTGGAAATGATGATCCCGCCCGGCGTCCACGCGACCATCGACTTCAACCCCGCCGCCGACCGGCTGCGCCTGATCGGCTCGGACGGGATGAGCCTGCGCGCCAATGTCGATGACGGCAAGGTGACCCAGGACGGCACCCTGAAGTATGCCGACGCCGACATGCACAAGGGCAAGATGCCGATGGTGACGGCGGGTGCCTACTCCAACTCCGTCAAGGGCACGAAGGAGACGGTCCTCTACGACATCGACGGCAAGACCGGCGCCCTGCTGCGCCAGGCGCCGCCCAATGACGGCATCCTCAACACGATCGGCATGCTGGGCGTGAAGGCCGACAAGGCATCCTTCGATATCATGTCCGACGGCCAGGGTGGCAATTCCGCCTGGCTGATGGCCGGCAAGACGCTCTACAGCGTCGACCTTGCCACCGGCAAGGCGACCAAGGCGGCCGACGTCAAGGGCGTGAAGGGCACCGTGCGCGACATCGCCATCCTGCCCAAGGCCGCGATGTAA
- a CDS encoding NepR family anti-sigma factor → MDQDRPIPTDQEQAAPAGSSVAATGDAAATARTHPQTDWIDARLKSLYEAVVAEPLPDDLQAFIDKLVDQPAKPDR, encoded by the coding sequence ATGGACCAGGATCGCCCCATTCCGACCGACCAGGAGCAGGCCGCGCCCGCCGGATCGTCAGTCGCTGCCACGGGCGACGCCGCAGCGACCGCACGCACGCACCCCCAGACCGACTGGATCGACGCGCGTCTGAAGTCGCTCTACGAGGCGGTGGTGGCCGAGCCGCTGCCGGACGACCTCCAGGCATTCATCGACAAGCTGGTCGACCAGCCCGCCAAGCCGGACCGCTGA
- a CDS encoding Ig-like domain-containing protein, protein MAFGAIGGKGSGTSDATGIAADGSGNSYVTGYFRGTVDFDPGAGTVQLVAAGDDDFFVAKYDATGSLAWVASHGSQAGEYQYGYGIAADGAGNSYVTGYFAGTVDFDPGAGTVELVATDGADQFFVAKYDASGSLAWAVAPGTTDGYYAYTNGIAVDGSGNSYVTGYFDGAMDFDPGAATVMLVATGDDHFVAKYDAAGSLVWVVGPGGSSDGEQGYGIAVDGSGNSYVTGNFQGTVDFDPGDGTAELVATGDHDHFVAKYDAAGSLAWVVGPGGSSASEYGNGIAVDGSGNSYVTGYFQGTVDFDPGDATAQLVASGAQDYFVAKYDDTGSLAWVAHPGSSPTYDTSNGIAVDGSGNSYITGYFFGTVDFDPGVATVQLVATGGGDHFVAKYDAAGSLDWVVGPGTSTGAEHGRAIAFDGLGKVYIAGDFKGTADFDPSGDALTLSSTKDNYFVAVYTGDGALDVPDTIPPTVSAPDLDELSDSGADSTDNLTNYPTPTFTGTGEVDATVVLIAGTDTLGAATVDGDGNWSITADSMADGDYVAFARITDAAGNSDDGDTLGFTIDTGAPTVSAPDLAAASDSGVSSSDNLTNDATPTFNGKGEAGARVELVADSVTLGSATINGMGKWTLSADSLTDGDYTAFVRVTDLAGNSDDGDTLGFTIDTAVTVSAPDLDGLSDSGADSTDNKTNDVTPTFTGTGEIGAAVVLIAGAATLGAATVDGDGNWSIDADSMSDGDYAVFARITDLAGNSDDSDTLDITIDTGVPTVSAPDLTAGTDSGTSPSDNLTNDATPTFNGTGEAGATVELVADSVTLGSATINGMGKWTLSADSLTDGDYVAFARVTDLAGNSDDGDTLGFTIDTAVTVSAPDMVGASDSGADSTDNMTNDPTPTFTGTGEIGATVLLIAGADTLGAATVDGDGDWSIDADSMSDGDYAVFARITDLAGNIDDSDTLDITIDTGAPTVSAPDLAAASDSGVSSSDNLTNDATPTFNGKGEAGARVELVADSVTLGSATINGMGKWTLSADSLTDGDYTAFVRVTDLAGNSADGDTLGFTIDTTVTVSAPDLDGASDSGADSTDNKTNDVTPTFTGTGEIGATVLLIAGTDTLGAATVDGAGDWSITTNSLISGDYTAFARITDLAGNTDDGDTLGFTIDTIQPTVSAPDLAAASDSGASSVDNITNADTLTFTGTGEIAATVELFADSLSLGFATVGGDGKWSVATDTLVEGDHAVFARITDAAGNFFEGTTLAVTVDRTAPGTSVTDAPSGVQAVGSASFTFASDDTAAGFQAALDSGGYVTVGNPHTVGGLNDGSHSLRVRAVDLAGNVDASAETVNWSVQLDGTPPAAPVILAVVDDTGEPDGVTTDRSLIVSGTAEALSTVHLLRDGTEIDTVLADADGDWSWADPATLAFGRHVYTAFAEDVSGNDGPLSDAVAMFVVDTKGTAGNGGDLVQAAASGGNIDGKNGDDTIFGESGNDTLKGGNGDDLLLGGGGKDALWGGNGADEMQGGLGNDTLYGEVGNDSLEGGDGGDRLEGGAGSDMLDGEAGADTLYGGAGTDTLTGGPGADRLFGDADGDWIVLGNDGAKDAVYGPVAYLTDDTIVGFETGLSGDVVAITGLASNKGKLLDSIAITDGILSLSKVGGGSITFDDMTGTHYTDTMLGSDGAILVYVI, encoded by the coding sequence ATGGCATTCGGCGCAATCGGTGGGAAGGGCAGCGGGACTTCCGACGCTACAGGTATCGCGGCGGACGGGTCGGGCAACAGCTACGTCACCGGCTACTTCCGAGGCACGGTCGATTTCGACCCCGGCGCTGGGACGGTCCAACTCGTCGCGGCCGGCGACGACGACTTCTTCGTCGCCAAATACGATGCGACCGGCAGCCTGGCCTGGGTCGCGAGCCACGGCAGTCAGGCCGGCGAGTATCAGTACGGCTACGGCATCGCGGCGGATGGGGCAGGGAACAGCTACGTCACCGGCTACTTCGCGGGGACGGTGGACTTCGACCCAGGCGCCGGGACGGTCGAACTCGTCGCGACCGACGGCGCCGACCAGTTCTTCGTCGCCAAGTACGACGCGTCCGGCAGCCTGGCCTGGGCCGTGGCTCCCGGCACCACGGACGGCTACTATGCCTACACCAACGGCATCGCCGTGGACGGGTCCGGGAACAGCTATGTCACCGGCTATTTCGACGGTGCAATGGACTTCGACCCCGGCGCCGCCACGGTCATGCTGGTTGCGACCGGCGATGACCACTTCGTCGCCAAGTATGATGCGGCCGGCAGCCTGGTCTGGGTCGTGGGTCCTGGCGGCTCGTCCGACGGCGAGCAGGGCTACGGCATCGCGGTGGACGGGTCTGGCAACAGCTACGTCACCGGCAACTTCCAGGGGACCGTGGATTTCGACCCCGGCGACGGAACGGCCGAGCTCGTCGCGACCGGTGACCACGACCACTTCGTCGCCAAGTACGATGCGGCCGGCAGCCTGGCCTGGGTCGTGGGTCCGGGCGGTTCGTCCGCCTCCGAGTACGGCAACGGCATCGCGGTGGACGGGTCGGGCAACAGCTACGTCACCGGCTACTTCCAGGGTACGGTGGATTTCGACCCCGGCGATGCGACGGCCCAGCTCGTCGCCTCAGGCGCGCAGGACTATTTCGTGGCCAAGTACGATGACACCGGCAGCTTGGCCTGGGTCGCGCACCCCGGCAGTTCTCCCACCTACGACACCAGCAACGGCATCGCGGTGGACGGGTCGGGGAACAGCTACATCACCGGCTATTTCTTCGGCACGGTGGATTTCGACCCCGGCGTCGCGACGGTCCAACTCGTCGCGACCGGCGGCGGCGACCATTTCGTCGCCAAGTACGATGCGGCCGGCAGCCTGGACTGGGTCGTGGGTCCCGGCACCTCCACCGGCGCCGAGCACGGCCGCGCGATCGCCTTCGACGGGTTGGGTAAGGTCTACATCGCCGGAGATTTCAAAGGCACCGCGGACTTCGATCCGAGCGGCGATGCCCTGACGCTTTCGTCGACCAAGGATAATTATTTCGTCGCGGTCTACACCGGCGATGGCGCCCTCGACGTCCCCGACACCATCCCGCCGACGGTCTCGGCGCCGGACCTCGACGAGCTGAGCGACAGCGGCGCCGATTCCACCGACAACCTGACCAACTACCCCACGCCGACCTTCACGGGCACTGGCGAGGTGGATGCCACGGTCGTCCTGATCGCGGGTACCGACACGCTCGGCGCAGCCACCGTCGATGGCGACGGCAACTGGTCGATCACGGCCGACAGCATGGCGGATGGCGACTACGTCGCCTTCGCTCGAATCACGGACGCGGCCGGCAACAGCGACGACGGCGACACGCTGGGCTTCACCATCGACACCGGCGCGCCGACCGTTTCCGCCCCGGATCTCGCCGCCGCCAGCGATAGCGGCGTCAGTTCCAGCGACAACCTCACCAATGACGCCACGCCAACCTTCAACGGCAAGGGTGAGGCGGGGGCCAGAGTGGAACTGGTGGCGGACAGCGTCACGCTCGGCAGTGCGACGATCAACGGTATGGGCAAGTGGACCCTATCGGCCGACAGCCTGACGGATGGCGACTACACCGCGTTCGTCCGCGTCACCGACCTTGCGGGCAACAGTGACGACGGCGACACGCTGGGCTTCACCATCGACACCGCCGTCACCGTCTCGGCGCCGGACCTCGATGGACTGAGCGACAGCGGTGCCGATTCCACCGACAACAAGACCAACGACGTCACGCCGACCTTCACGGGTACCGGCGAGATCGGGGCAGCGGTCGTCCTGATCGCGGGTGCCGCCACGCTCGGCGCCGCCACGGTGGATGGCGACGGCAACTGGTCGATCGATGCCGACAGCATGAGCGATGGTGACTATGCGGTGTTCGCCCGCATCACCGACCTTGCCGGCAACAGCGACGATTCCGACACGCTGGACATCACCATCGACACCGGGGTGCCGACCGTTTCCGCCCCGGATCTCACCGCTGGTACCGATAGCGGCACCAGTCCCAGCGACAACCTCACCAATGACGCCACGCCGACCTTCAACGGCACAGGTGAGGCGGGGGCCACGGTGGAACTGGTGGCGGACAGCGTCACGCTCGGCAGTGCGACGATCAACGGCATGGGCAAGTGGACCCTATCGGCCGACAGCCTGACGGATGGCGACTACGTCGCCTTCGCCCGCGTCACCGACCTTGCCGGCAACAGCGACGACGGCGACACGCTGGGCTTCACCATCGACACCGCCGTTACCGTCTCGGCCCCTGACATGGTCGGTGCCAGCGACAGCGGCGCCGATTCCACCGACAACATGACCAACGACCCCACGCCGACCTTCACGGGCACCGGCGAGATCGGGGCGACGGTCCTTCTGATCGCGGGCGCCGACACGCTCGGCGCCGCCACGGTCGATGGCGACGGTGACTGGTCGATCGATGCCGACAGCATGAGCGATGGTGACTACGCGGTGTTCGCCCGCATCACCGACCTCGCCGGCAACATCGACGATTCCGACACGCTGGACATCACCATCGACACCGGGGCGCCGACCGTTTCCGCCCCGGATCTCGCCGCCGCCAGCGATAGCGGCGTCAGTTCCAGCGACAACCTCACCAATGACGCCACGCCAACCTTCAACGGCAAGGGTGAGGCGGGGGCCAGAGTGGAACTGGTGGCGGACAGCGTCACGCTCGGCAGTGCGACGATCAACGGCATGGGCAAGTGGACCCTATCGGCCGACAGCCTGACGGATGGCGACTACACCGCGTTCGTCCGCGTCACCGACCTTGCCGGCAACAGCGCCGACGGCGATACGCTGGGCTTCACCATCGACACGACCGTCACCGTCTCGGCCCCCGACCTGGACGGGGCCAGCGACAGCGGTGCGGATTCGACCGACAACAAGACCAACGACGTCACGCCGACCTTCACGGGCACCGGCGAGATCGGGGCGACGGTCCTCCTGATCGCGGGTACCGACACGCTGGGGGCGGCCACGGTCGATGGCGCCGGCGATTGGTCGATCACGACCAATAGCCTGATATCAGGCGACTACACCGCCTTCGCCCGCATCACCGACCTTGCCGGCAACACTGACGACGGCGACACGCTGGGCTTCACCATCGACACCATCCAGCCCACCGTCTCGGCGCCCGACCTCGCCGCCGCCAGCGACAGCGGCGCGTCGAGCGTCGACAACATCACCAATGCCGACACGCTGACCTTCACCGGCACGGGCGAGATCGCGGCGACGGTGGAGCTGTTCGCCGACAGCCTGTCGCTCGGCTTCGCCACCGTTGGCGGCGACGGCAAGTGGTCGGTCGCCACCGACACGCTGGTCGAGGGCGACCATGCGGTCTTCGCCCGCATCACCGATGCCGCCGGCAACTTCTTCGAGGGCACCACCCTCGCCGTCACGGTCGACCGCACGGCGCCCGGCACCTCGGTCACCGACGCGCCGTCGGGCGTCCAGGCCGTGGGCTCGGCCAGCTTCACCTTCGCCTCCGACGACACCGCCGCCGGCTTCCAGGCCGCGCTCGACAGCGGCGGCTACGTGACGGTCGGCAACCCGCACACGGTCGGCGGCCTGAACGACGGCAGCCACAGCCTGCGCGTGCGCGCGGTCGACCTCGCCGGGAACGTCGACGCCTCGGCCGAGACGGTGAACTGGTCGGTCCAGCTCGACGGCACGCCGCCGGCGGCACCGGTGATCCTGGCCGTCGTCGACGACACCGGCGAGCCGGATGGGGTGACGACCGATCGCTCGCTGATCGTCAGCGGCACGGCCGAGGCCCTGTCGACCGTCCACCTGCTGCGCGACGGCACGGAAATCGATACGGTCCTGGCGGATGCGGACGGCGACTGGAGCTGGGCCGACCCGGCGACGCTCGCCTTCGGCCGGCACGTCTACACCGCCTTCGCCGAGGACGTGTCCGGCAATGACGGCCCGTTGTCGGACGCCGTTGCCATGTTCGTCGTCGATACCAAGGGGACCGCCGGCAATGGTGGCGACCTGGTCCAGGCGGCCGCCTCCGGCGGCAACATCGACGGCAAGAACGGCGACGACACGATCTTCGGCGAGAGCGGCAACGACACCCTGAAGGGCGGCAACGGCGACGACCTGCTGCTGGGCGGCGGCGGCAAGGACGCGCTGTGGGGTGGCAACGGCGCCGACGAGATGCAGGGTGGCCTCGGCAACGACACGCTCTATGGCGAGGTCGGCAACGACAGCCTCGAGGGCGGGGACGGCGGCGACCGCCTCGAGGGCGGTGCCGGGTCCGACATGCTCGATGGCGAGGCGGGGGCCGACACGCTCTATGGCGGTGCCGGTACCGACACGCTGACGGGCGGCCCCGGCGCAGACCGCCTGTTCGGCGATGCCGACGGCGACTGGATCGTGCTGGGCAACGACGGAGCGAAGGACGCCGTCTATGGCCCGGTGGCCTACCTGACGGACGACACCATCGTCGGCTTCGAGACGGGGCTGTCGGGTGATGTCGTCGCCATCACCGGGCTTGCGTCCAACAAGGGCAAGCTGCTCGACAGCATCGCCATCACCGACGGCATCCTGTCGCTCTCCAAGGTCGGCGGCGGCTCCATCACTTTCGACGATATGACAGGCACGCACTACACCGACACGATGCTAGGCAGCGACGGGGCGATCCTTGTCTATGTGATCTGA
- a CDS encoding anti-sigma factor: protein MSPEEMDRLAAEHVLGLLEGAEVELAMRLVERDRDFAGLVAAWQERFGEFDATTPAEPVADGLWRRIERGLRAPRPAARQSRSAGLWDSLAFWRTTGMATAIATLVLAVAAGLLWQQRVTTPVFVAVLVTDANRPAAVVNAFADGRTELIPLDAIAVPPDRALEIWTLWDRARGPVSVGLLDQARSVRLRVEDLPRTRPDQLFEITLEPRTGSPTGRPTGPILMKGNAARAL from the coding sequence GTGAGCCCCGAGGAGATGGATCGCCTCGCGGCCGAGCATGTGCTGGGGCTGCTCGAAGGGGCGGAGGTCGAACTGGCCATGCGCCTGGTCGAGCGCGACCGGGATTTCGCCGGCCTGGTGGCGGCGTGGCAGGAACGCTTTGGCGAATTCGACGCGACGACCCCGGCCGAGCCGGTGGCGGACGGGCTGTGGCGGCGCATCGAGCGCGGCCTCCGGGCGCCCCGGCCCGCCGCCCGGCAGTCGCGGTCCGCCGGGCTGTGGGACAGCCTGGCCTTCTGGCGGACGACCGGCATGGCGACGGCGATCGCCACGCTCGTCCTGGCGGTGGCGGCCGGCCTGCTGTGGCAGCAGCGGGTGACGACGCCCGTCTTCGTCGCCGTCCTGGTGACGGATGCCAACCGGCCCGCCGCCGTGGTGAATGCCTTCGCCGACGGTCGCACCGAGCTGATCCCGCTCGACGCCATCGCCGTGCCGCCCGATCGCGCGCTGGAGATCTGGACCCTGTGGGATCGGGCCCGCGGCCCCGTCTCGGTCGGCCTGCTCGACCAGGCGCGCAGCGTCCGCCTGCGGGTGGAGGACCTGCCGCGCACCCGGCCCGACCAGCTCTTCGAGATCACGCTGGAGCCGCGCACGGGCTCGCCCACCGGCCGGCCGACCGGTCCCATCCTGATGAAGGGCAACGCCGCCCGCGCGCTCTGA
- a CDS encoding GMC oxidoreductase, whose amino-acid sequence MADDCDTVVIGSGFGGAVAACRLTQRGDKVVVLERGRRWQTDAFPRGPGDDWIYDINRPERANGWIDMRVFPDIAVVQGAGVGGGSLIYANVFVPAQAAAFADGWPPEITLAELQPHYATTGAMLDVAELPDGQLTGRHRLMRDAAAATGNADRLRKLPLAVRFDPAWSYDLPDPHAHHHSSPFVNRHGKAQGTCVHCGDCDLGCPVGARNTLDLNYLAVAEAGGADIRPLHMVVGIEPEGRRYRVYFDRVDQGRRARDSIVAGRVVLAAGSLNSTELLLRCRDVLGTLPDLSPRLGQGWCANGDFLTLATYGDRSVGPTRGPTITTAVDFLDGSDGGHRYFVEDGGFPDVVSNALREMLGRNTVTKRFFRLYERALGALAGGRPLDGVMPWFGQGADASNGVMRIERDLLDPDGWSLDLEWDPAPSSGVVNALIDRHRQFTRATGGRIIEPLIWRIFDYLITPHPLGGCGMGTDRTTGVVDHAGEVFGYPRLHVLDGSIVPRALGLNPSRTIAALAERNVALMQ is encoded by the coding sequence ATGGCGGACGATTGCGACACGGTGGTGATCGGCAGCGGCTTCGGCGGCGCGGTCGCGGCCTGCCGGCTGACCCAGCGCGGCGACAAGGTCGTCGTCCTGGAACGCGGCCGCCGCTGGCAGACCGATGCCTTCCCGCGCGGGCCGGGCGACGACTGGATCTACGACATCAACCGGCCGGAGCGCGCCAACGGCTGGATCGACATGCGGGTCTTTCCCGACATCGCGGTTGTCCAGGGGGCGGGCGTGGGCGGCGGGTCGCTGATCTATGCCAATGTCTTCGTGCCGGCCCAGGCGGCGGCCTTCGCCGACGGCTGGCCGCCCGAGATCACGCTGGCTGAGTTGCAGCCGCACTACGCCACGACGGGTGCCATGCTGGACGTGGCAGAGCTGCCCGATGGCCAGTTGACCGGCCGCCATCGCCTGATGCGCGATGCCGCGGCGGCCACCGGCAATGCCGACCGGCTGCGCAAGCTGCCGCTGGCCGTGCGCTTCGATCCGGCCTGGTCCTACGACCTGCCGGACCCGCACGCGCACCATCACAGCAGCCCGTTCGTCAACCGGCATGGCAAGGCCCAGGGCACCTGCGTCCACTGCGGCGACTGCGACCTGGGCTGCCCGGTCGGCGCGCGCAACACGCTCGACCTCAACTATCTGGCCGTGGCCGAGGCCGGTGGTGCGGATATCCGGCCCTTGCACATGGTGGTCGGGATCGAGCCGGAAGGCCGGCGCTACCGGGTCTATTTCGACCGTGTCGACCAGGGCAGGCGCGCGCGCGACAGCATCGTGGCGGGCCGGGTGGTGCTGGCCGCCGGGTCGCTCAACAGCACCGAACTGCTGCTGCGCTGCCGCGACGTGCTGGGCACGCTGCCCGACCTCAGCCCCCGCCTGGGTCAGGGCTGGTGCGCCAATGGCGACTTCCTGACCCTGGCGACCTATGGCGACCGCTCGGTCGGGCCGACGCGCGGGCCGACCATCACGACCGCGGTCGATTTCCTCGACGGCTCGGACGGCGGCCACCGCTACTTCGTCGAGGATGGCGGGTTTCCCGACGTCGTCTCGAACGCCCTGCGGGAGATGCTGGGTCGCAACACGGTGACCAAGCGATTCTTCCGCCTCTACGAGCGTGCCCTGGGCGCGCTGGCCGGCGGGCGGCCGCTGGATGGCGTGATGCCCTGGTTCGGCCAGGGCGCCGATGCCTCCAACGGCGTGATGCGGATCGAGCGCGACCTGCTCGATCCCGACGGCTGGTCGCTCGACCTGGAATGGGACCCGGCGCCGTCCAGTGGGGTGGTGAACGCCCTGATCGACCGCCACCGGCAGTTCACCCGGGCGACCGGCGGCCGCATCATCGAGCCCCTGATCTGGCGCATCTTCGACTACCTGATCACGCCGCATCCATTGGGCGGCTGCGGCATGGGGACGGACCGGACGACCGGCGTGGTCGACCATGCGGGCGAGGTGTTCGGCTATCCGCGCCTGCACGTCCTGGACGGCTCGATCGTCCCGCGCGCGCTGGGCCTCAATCCGTCACGCACGATCGCGGCACTCGCCGAACGCAACGTCGCCCTGATGCAGTGA